The Paenibacillus sp. MBLB1832 genome has a window encoding:
- the pgsA gene encoding CDP-diacylglycerol--glycerol-3-phosphate 3-phosphatidyltransferase, with product MNLANRITVARILLVPIIMFFLLIKVKFPHIRIEEFSITYNQIIAALIFIIAASTDSLDGYIARKRNLVTNLGKLLDPLADKLLVTAVLVSLVEMDKVDAWIVIVIISREWAVTGLRQIALLEGTVMAASNWGKAKTAAQITAIIALLINNFPFTFVHFPFDVVASWAAAIITVYSGIEYFVKNKHVIDFSEKSQ from the coding sequence ATGAATCTGGCCAACCGCATCACCGTAGCGAGAATTTTATTAGTACCCATTATCATGTTCTTTCTATTGATAAAGGTGAAATTTCCTCATATACGGATCGAGGAATTTAGCATTACGTATAATCAAATTATTGCTGCCTTAATCTTCATAATTGCTGCAAGTACAGACAGTTTGGACGGTTACATTGCCAGAAAACGTAATCTGGTTACGAATCTAGGCAAGCTGCTTGATCCTTTGGCGGACAAGTTGCTTGTAACTGCTGTGCTTGTATCTTTAGTGGAAATGGATAAAGTTGATGCATGGATCGTTATCGTGATCATCAGTAGAGAATGGGCAGTTACTGGACTGCGTCAAATTGCTTTACTTGAGGGTACAGTGATGGCAGCAAGCAACTGGGGCAAAGCGAAGACAGCTGCACAAATTACAGCAATTATTGCCTTGCTAATCAATAATTTTCCGTTTACGTTTGTACATTTTCCTTTTGATGTCGTTGCAAGTTGGGCAGCAGCAATTATTACTGTTTACTCTGGTATTGAATACTTTGTTAAGAATAAGCATGTTATTGACTTTTCAGAAAAATCACAATAG
- a CDS encoding competence/damage-inducible protein A, translated as MKAEIIAVGTELLLGQIVNTNAQFISQECAAQGIDVYVQTVVGDNQERLLSSLQLAASRADVVICTGGLGPTQDDLTKDTLAAWMGRQLLIHEPSMQAISEMFASRGIHMVESNRRQANMIEGSDPLHNETGLAVGNALTYEGTHFILLPGPPKEMKPMFMNQAIPWLQAHMTDEVPLYSKMLKFAGIGESALEYQLIDLIQDQSDPTLAPYAKEGEVTIRVTTRAHSEMEGERKIASTITKIQKRLGDHLYAEQDVPIETIVLELLGKKGLTLTVAESCSGGLLSDLLTSIPGSSQSFIGGIICYSNALKHKLLGVPMEVLEGAGAPGAVSSETAVILAEQLLVRTGSDFGVSLTGVAGPSPSEGKPVGLVYLGLAQKNAITQVFTLNLSGNRETIKLRAAKRALYELWKQLKEN; from the coding sequence GTGAAAGCTGAAATTATTGCAGTAGGTACAGAATTGCTCTTAGGGCAAATTGTGAATACGAACGCTCAGTTCATCTCACAAGAATGCGCGGCTCAAGGTATTGATGTTTATGTGCAAACGGTTGTCGGAGATAACCAAGAGCGACTCTTATCAAGCCTTCAACTTGCCGCTTCACGTGCCGATGTTGTCATTTGTACAGGCGGGCTGGGCCCAACACAGGATGATCTGACCAAAGACACACTTGCAGCATGGATGGGGCGTCAACTGCTCATTCATGAACCTTCCATGCAAGCTATATCAGAGATGTTTGCTTCCCGCGGGATTCATATGGTTGAAAGCAATCGCCGACAGGCGAATATGATTGAAGGCAGCGATCCCTTACATAATGAGACAGGATTGGCCGTAGGTAACGCATTGACCTATGAGGGAACACATTTTATTTTGCTGCCTGGACCGCCGAAAGAAATGAAGCCAATGTTTATGAATCAGGCGATTCCATGGCTGCAAGCACATATGACCGATGAGGTTCCGTTGTATTCTAAAATGTTGAAGTTTGCAGGGATTGGCGAGTCTGCCCTTGAGTATCAATTAATCGACTTGATTCAAGATCAATCGGACCCTACCCTTGCTCCTTATGCTAAGGAAGGTGAGGTTACTATCCGTGTAACGACACGCGCGCATTCAGAGATGGAAGGTGAGCGTAAAATAGCATCAACCATCACGAAGATTCAGAAACGTTTAGGGGATCACCTGTATGCCGAACAGGATGTGCCGATCGAAACTATCGTTCTAGAGCTTCTTGGTAAAAAAGGGTTAACGCTAACCGTTGCAGAGAGCTGTTCGGGTGGCTTATTAAGTGATCTGCTTACGTCGATCCCTGGCAGCTCGCAATCTTTCATTGGCGGCATCATCTGCTACTCCAATGCGTTGAAACATAAGCTTCTTGGTGTGCCCATGGAAGTTTTGGAGGGAGCGGGAGCTCCTGGTGCTGTGAGCAGCGAGACGGCAGTCATTCTAGCCGAGCAATTGCTCGTACGTACAGGAAGTGACTTCGGCGTTTCCCTAACGGGTGTGGCAGGTCCAAGCCCGTCTGAGGGTAAGCCTGTTGGTCTAGTCTACCTCGGATTAGCTCAAAAGAATGCAATAACCCAAGTTTTCACGCTAAATCTATCTGGAAATCGAGAAACGATTAAACTTAGAGCCGCGAAGAGAGCACTCTATGAATTGTGGAAACAGTTGAAAGAAAACTAG